One window of the bacterium genome contains the following:
- the rpsI gene encoding 30S ribosomal protein S9: MATTQNYGTGRRKRAIARVRLLPGVGKIVINKKELKDYFGGRSLTFEPIIQQPLMATSTLGKYDILATVEGGGVTGQAEAIRHGIARALVRANEELRTILGRGGFLTRDPRMHERKKYGLYGRRRRFQYSKR, translated from the coding sequence ATGGCTACAACTCAAAATTATGGGACAGGTAGAAGGAAAAGGGCAATTGCAAGGGTAAGACTTCTTCCGGGAGTAGGTAAAATAGTTATCAATAAAAAAGAACTAAAAGATTACTTCGGTGGTAGAAGTTTAACCTTTGAACCTATTATCCAACAACCACTAATGGCTACTTCTACTTTAGGTAAGTATGATATTTTAGCTACCGTAGAAGGCGGTGGTGTTACTGGTCAGGCAGAGGCTATTCGCCATGGCATAGCCAGAGCCCTTGTCCGGGCTAATGAGGAATTGCGAACAATTCTTGGCCGGGGCGGATTTCTAACTCGAGACCCGCGCATGCATGAACGGAAAAAATATGGACTCTATGGCCGAAGACGCAGATTCCAGTACTCCAAACGGTAA